The following nucleotide sequence is from Komagataeibacter medellinensis NBRC 3288.
ATTGCCCCGCTGCCCGCAGCGGCGGTACTGTTCCTGACCATTGCCGCGTTTGAAAGCGTGGGCGGCCTGACCCGTGCGGGGGCGCTGGCGGGCAGCATTACCCGTGCCGCCGCGCGCGTGGTGGCGGTGGGGAGCGTGCCCGAACATGCCCCGCCGGAAGGCACGCAGCCAGCCCCGCAGGGCACGGATATCTGTTTCGAGCATGTTACCTTTCGTTGGGATGCCAACCGCTCACCGGTCATCAATGACCTGAGCCTGAACATCGCGGCGGGCGAGCGTATTGCGGTGCTTGGGGCTTCTGGGGCGGGCAAGTCCACGCTAGCGGCGCTCCTGCTCAAGGTGGTGGCGCCTGAGTCAGGCCGCATCACGCTGGGGGGGCAGGATATCGCCACCATCCGTGATGATGACCTGCGTGGGCGCATGGCGTGGCTTTCCCAGGCGACGCACCTGTTTGCCGATACGATTCGCGCCAACCTGCTGCTTGGCCGCCCCGATGCGGATGAGGCGGAACTGTGGGCAGCACTGGAGCAGGCGCAGGTGGCCGACGTGGTGCGCGATCTGCCCGAAGGGCTGGATTGCTGGCTGGGGGAAGGCGGGGCAAGCCTGTCTGGCGGGCAGGGCAGGCGGCTGGCGCTGGCCCGTGTGCTGCTTTCGCGCGCGCCGATCCTGATTCTGGATGAACCGGGCACGGGGCTTGATGCACGGACCGAGCAGGAATTCCTGCTGACCCTGAACGAGGTGACACGCGGGCGCACTGTCATCCTGATTGCCCACCGGCTTGCCGGAGTTGAAAAACTGGATCATGCGTGGCGGATTTCTGGCGGCAAGATGGCCGTAATTGGTGCATAAGAAGGCGGGCATGTCCGTCTGGAGGATTGACGTGCCCTGCCCCGCAGGGCACGAAGTAGCGGAAAATCGGGTCGGACACACCAGAAGAGCGCAAGCGGTCCGTCTTTGAATCTCTGAAACAGGAGTAAGTTCATCATGCGTCGCCTGTCCCTTCTTCTTGGTCTTGGTCTGCTGACAGGGTGTGCTAGTGGCCATCCGGGCAAGTATGTCGTGTTCTTTACCGAGAACTCGACCCAGCTCGACACGCCAGCCCAGACCGTTATCACGCAGGCCGCCCAGCGTGCGGTGTCCAGCCATGCCAACGTGCGGGTTGAAGGCTACGCATCCGCGAGCCATGACCTGTCGTCCGATGAGTTGCTGGCCATTGACCGCGCCAAGGTCGTGGCCCGTCAGCTGGTGGTGGATGGTGTGGATACCAGCCGCATCCACCAGCAGCCGCGTGGCCCGATGAATAACGAGAGCGGAGCGCTGGCATCCCGCCGCGTCGAGATCGAAGTGGGTGGACACTGAGCGAAGACTCCCAGCTTCATGACATGACAACGCCTGCAGGGCCGTCGCGCAACCCGCGCGACGTGCTTGCCGATGTCTTTGGTTTTCCTGATTTCCGCGGTCTGCAACAGCAGGCCGTGGATGAGGTCATGGCCGGGCGCGACTGTCTTGTGCTCATGCCCACCGGTGGCGGCAAGAGCGTGTGCTATCAGGTGCCTGCCCTGGCGCGACCAGGCACCGGGCTTGTCATATCGCCCCTGATTGCCCTGATGGATGACCAGGTGGCCGCCCTGCGCCAGCTTGGGGTCAATGCGGGTGCGCTCCATTCAGAACTGGAAGCCGATGAGGCCGCCCGTGTAAGATCCGACCTGGTGGCGGGACGGCTGGATATCCTCTACGTCTCGCCAGAGCGACTGCTCTCGCCGGGCATGCTGGAACGGCTGGGACGGCTTACGCTGTCCGTCATCGCTATTGACGAGGCGCATTGCATTTCTGCCTGGGGGCATGAATTCCGCCCCGAATACCGCGAACTGGCGGCCCTGCCGCAGCATTTCCCCCATGTGCCCCGCATTGCCCTGACCGCAACGGCGGATGCGCGCACGCGTAGCGATATCCTTGAAGCACTGGCCATGCCGGACGCAACCGTGCTCAAGGCCAGTTTCCATCGTCCCAACCTTGATATCGCGGTCCGGCCCAAAACATCGGAACTGCGGCAACTGACCGCCATACTGGACCGGCACCGGGGGGCTGCCTCCATCGTCTATTGTGGCAGTCGCAGCAAGACCGAACGCGTGGCGCGTTCGCTGGCAGGCAAGGGATATGCGGCGCTGCCGTTCCATGCCGGGCTCTCCCCGGTGGAAAAGCGGGCCGCCCTGATGCGCTTCCGTTCTGGTGAGCCGGTGGTGATTGTCGCCACCATCGCCTTTGGCATGGGCATTGACCGACCCGATGTCCGCGCTGTGGTGCATCTGGACATGCCTTCTTCCCCCGAAGGGTATTACCAGCAGATCGGCCGCGCGGGCCGTGATGGCGAACAGGCCGAGACCGTGCTGCTGTACGGTGGTGATGACATGGCGCGCGCGCGGTACTGGCTGGAACAGTCCAACGCACCCGATGCCCAGAAACGGATCATGAGCGCGCGGCTGGAAGCCATGATCGCCCTGACCGAGACAACCGGCTGTCGCACCCAGTCGCTGCTTTCCTGCTTTGGCGAGGAACTGGACCATGCCTGCGGCCATTGCGACAACTGCCGCACTCCGGTGGCCACATTCGACGGTACCGTTGCGGCGCAGAAGGTACTCTCCGCCATCTACCGTACCGGCCAGCGCTTTGGCGCGGTGCATGTTGTAGGTGTACTGCGTGGCAAGGGGTCGGACATGGTCTCACGCCATGGGCATGAGAAGCTGAGCGTGTTCGGCATAGGCCAGGACCGGCCGGAACCTTTCTGGCGGGGTGTGATCCGTCAGCTCATTGCGCGTGGCGCGATAAAGGTGACGGGTGAATACAATTCCCTGGCGCTGGAGGAAGGGCGCGCGCGCCCCATCCTGCGCGGGGAAGAGCCGATCATGCTGCGCGAAGATGCGACCGAGGATCTCAAAGCTGCTACCCGCACGGCAGGAGGAAATACCCGGTCGCAACGCCCTGATCTTGCGCCCGATGCGGCAGCGCGGTACGAAGCCCTGCGGACATGGCGGCTGGGAGAAGCGCGGGAACAGGAAATCCCCCCCTACGTTATTTTCCATGATGCCGTGCTGCATGATATTGCCATGGAGCGGCCTACTACGCTCGATGAACTTGGTATGATCCGTGGGGTTGGTGGCTCCAAGTTGGCCCGTTATGGTGAGGCCGTGCTGAATGTGCTGGCGGAAGTCGGCCCTTAGAGCACTTTCACCGAAAACCGGTTCGGTGGAGATGTTCTGGTTTATTGTTTGTACGAGCATCTTCACCTGTTTGGATGCACGCATTCAGCCAGGATCTGCTCTAGCCCGGCAGGTGGCCGGTCCGGGCCGCCTTTTTTTGCTCCGTAGTCAGGAATCCGTTTTGTATGCGTTGCCCTTTTTGTGGAAATGACGACACGCAGGTCAAAGACAGCCGCCCGCATGAAGATGGCGCGGCCATCCGGCGTCGGCGCATCTGTGGTTCATGCGGGCAGCGTTTTACCACCATCGAGCGCGTGCAACTGCGCGATCTTGTGGTCATCAAGGCCGACGGGCGCCGCGTACCGTTCGAGCGCGAGAAGATGGCGCGCTCGGTCCGTATCGCGCTGCGCAAGCGCCCGGTCGATGCCGAGCGGATCGAGCGGATCGTCAACGGCATTGTCCGCCGCCTTGAAGCGATGGGCGAGACCGACATTCCATCGCGTGATATCGGGCGGCTGGTCATGGAAACGCTGCGTGAGATTGATTCCGTAGCCTATATCCGTTTTGCCAGCGTGCACTGGGATTTCCGCGAGACCAAGGATTTTGCCGATATCCTCGACAGCATTTCCGCCTCCGTCTCGGGGGAGAATGGCCAGAACTTGTCCGCCATTGGCGACAAAGGCAAAGATTGAACTGGACCCCGCCGCCCAAAGAGGCGATGAAGCCCTGAATTCGCACCATCGCCACAGCAGGAGTAACCCGCCATGACACAGACAGACGGTGACCGGCAGTCCAAGGTCCGTTCCCGCACCGCATCACGCGTGGCGGCGGTTCAGGCCCTGTTCCAGATCGAGATAGGTGGCGAAAGCCCCGAGCATGTCATCAACCAGTTCAACCGGCACCGGCTGGCTACGTCTGCCGTGCCAGAGTGCAGCTATGCCGAAGGGCAGGTACCCGACGCCGATGGTCGCCTGTTCGGCATTGTGGTGCGCGGCGCCGTGGCGCGTCAGGGGCGTATTGATGGCCTGCTGCACGAGATCTTGCCCCCGTCATGGCCGCTGGCCCGGCTGGACCCGGTGCTGCGCGCGATCATGCATGCGGCAGGTGGCGAGATGACGGCAGCCGAACCCACGCCTGCGCGTGTCATCATTAACGAATACATGGATATCGCGCACGGCTTTCTGGCAGGC
It contains:
- a CDS encoding OmpA family protein, whose amino-acid sequence is MRRLSLLLGLGLLTGCASGHPGKYVVFFTENSTQLDTPAQTVITQAAQRAVSSHANVRVEGYASASHDLSSDELLAIDRAKVVARQLVVDGVDTSRIHQQPRGPMNNESGALASRRVEIEVGGH
- the nrdR gene encoding transcriptional regulator NrdR yields the protein MRCPFCGNDDTQVKDSRPHEDGAAIRRRRICGSCGQRFTTIERVQLRDLVVIKADGRRVPFEREKMARSVRIALRKRPVDAERIERIVNGIVRRLEAMGETDIPSRDIGRLVMETLREIDSVAYIRFASVHWDFRETKDFADILDSISASVSGENGQNLSAIGDKGKD
- the nusB gene encoding transcription antitermination factor NusB — protein: MTQTDGDRQSKVRSRTASRVAAVQALFQIEIGGESPEHVINQFNRHRLATSAVPECSYAEGQVPDADGRLFGIVVRGAVARQGRIDGLLHEILPPSWPLARLDPVLRAIMHAAGGEMTAAEPTPARVIINEYMDIAHGFLAGDEPRMLNGVLDALSRRVNEPETPVAEVVPVLDGSPDSPES
- the recQ gene encoding DNA helicase RecQ, which encodes MTTPAGPSRNPRDVLADVFGFPDFRGLQQQAVDEVMAGRDCLVLMPTGGGKSVCYQVPALARPGTGLVISPLIALMDDQVAALRQLGVNAGALHSELEADEAARVRSDLVAGRLDILYVSPERLLSPGMLERLGRLTLSVIAIDEAHCISAWGHEFRPEYRELAALPQHFPHVPRIALTATADARTRSDILEALAMPDATVLKASFHRPNLDIAVRPKTSELRQLTAILDRHRGAASIVYCGSRSKTERVARSLAGKGYAALPFHAGLSPVEKRAALMRFRSGEPVVIVATIAFGMGIDRPDVRAVVHLDMPSSPEGYYQQIGRAGRDGEQAETVLLYGGDDMARARYWLEQSNAPDAQKRIMSARLEAMIALTETTGCRTQSLLSCFGEELDHACGHCDNCRTPVATFDGTVAAQKVLSAIYRTGQRFGAVHVVGVLRGKGSDMVSRHGHEKLSVFGIGQDRPEPFWRGVIRQLIARGAIKVTGEYNSLALEEGRARPILRGEEPIMLREDATEDLKAATRTAGGNTRSQRPDLAPDAAARYEALRTWRLGEAREQEIPPYVIFHDAVLHDIAMERPTTLDELGMIRGVGGSKLARYGEAVLNVLAEVGP
- the cydC gene encoding thiol reductant ABC exporter subunit CydC — encoded protein: MKSTENREFSRQAQREGVLAPVLQILQIWQRRAPLLTAGALLSLLALLIGLLLMRAAGLRVAAMTVGMLVVTTGALRIFGVSRVILRYTERLVTHDAMFRALADVRVWFFRHLARGAAAGLGFRRAGDLLSRLVSDVEALDGLYLRIIIPLAGALLVLPFLFIAINMVNTELAFVVSGLFACGAFGLPFIAAMLGRREGGAVNHASAQLRIGVLDMVGGLREIATFGAEARMRDHVQARDGALYRAQMKQARMLAMAGAASYLCGQAAVLTVLAAALGLGLPHIAPLPAAAVLFLTIAAFESVGGLTRAGALAGSITRAAARVVAVGSVPEHAPPEGTQPAPQGTDICFEHVTFRWDANRSPVINDLSLNIAAGERIAVLGASGAGKSTLAALLLKVVAPESGRITLGGQDIATIRDDDLRGRMAWLSQATHLFADTIRANLLLGRPDADEAELWAALEQAQVADVVRDLPEGLDCWLGEGGASLSGGQGRRLALARVLLSRAPILILDEPGTGLDARTEQEFLLTLNEVTRGRTVILIAHRLAGVEKLDHAWRISGGKMAVIGA